A genomic stretch from Erigeron canadensis isolate Cc75 chromosome 9, C_canadensis_v1, whole genome shotgun sequence includes:
- the LOC122583106 gene encoding long-chain-alcohol oxidase FAO2-like gives MAEEPRHRPHPLLRGGRRSGYKYTHGFSSSQIKSLAAICEAFIPPVPLPPNSNSNDAIRSFYAASGSQHPTPQEVAEKMAKRYPSQALFVLKLILTLLSTKLGSLLFCGTVCFDTKWPFIHSFCDMGWNKREKILQNWSNTPKWFIPQLRLVFLMFKSMCLCVFFSFTDENSYNPSLEAIGYDHVESRSNDSVKSHKARPLDKGVVETGKESDATFMELVKSKGLEIENGENGVYNIKCDVVIVGSGCGGGVAATVLSRSGYKVVVVEKGHYFVSDDYSQLEGPSIDELYENGGVLSTLDGKITILAGSSVGGGSVVNWSASIKTPDDVIEEWAVDKKIPMFGTNEYQLAMETVCERLGVTGSCKEEGFQNKVLRKGCQKLGLDVEVIPQNASQNHYCGLCTYGCKMGDKKGTDSTWLADAVERGCVIFTSCKAERFMFEERHGRKRSQGVMAIAESKAITRKLCFQARVTVAAGGALLTPPLLVSSGLGNQHIGRNLHLHPVLLAWGYFPSVSSEIGGKSYEGGIITSLHKVKSFDKLSTKVRAVIEVAAIGPANFASFFPWVSGVDLKENMVKYPRIAKIFSLVRDQSSGEVREEGNISYDLNEIDKENLKAGLRQALRILVSAGAEEVGTLRNDGQRIKCRGLKNSDLEEFLDSVGAIGGPTSGEDYWTVYGSAHQMGSCRMGCNEDEGGVDVNGECWEAEGLFVCDSSILPSAVGVNPMITIESTSYCVSNKIAQALDSGKYTD, from the exons ATGGCTGAAGAGCCAAGACACAGGCCTCATCCGTTGTtaagaggaggaagaagaagcGGCTACAAGTATACGCATGGTTTCTCATCTTCTCAGATCAAATCGTTGGCCGCAATTTGTGAAGCTTTCATTCCTCCGGTTCCTCTGCCCCCTAATTCTAACTCTAACGATGCCATCCGTTCGTTTTATGCTGCTTCTGGATCTCAACATCCTACTCCTCAAGAG GTTGCAGAAAAGATGGCAAAGAGATACCCATCACAAGCGTTGTTCGTTTTGAAGTTGATTCTGACGCTACTCTCTACGAAATTGGGAAGCCTTTTGTTCTGTGGGACAGTTTGTTTCGACACCAAGTGGCCATTTATTCACAGCTTTTGTGATATGGGTTGGAACAAGAGAGAAAAAATTCTTCAAAATTGGTCAAATACACCCAAATGGTTCATCCCTCAGCTTAGACTTGTGTTTCTTATGTTCAAGTCTATGTGCCTCTGCGTTTTCTTCTCATTC acAGATGAAAATTCATATAACCCATCACTGGAAGCGATCGGGTATGACCATGTCGAATCACGATCCAATGACTCGGTCAAGTCACATAAAGCGAGACCGTTGGATAAGGGTGTGGTCGAAACCGGAAAGGAGAGTGATGCAACGTTCATGGAGTTGGTTAAAAGCAAAGGTCTTGAAATTGAAAATGGTGAAAATGGGGTTTATAATATCAAATGTGATGTAGTAATAGTCGGGTCGGGTTGTGGGGGTGGTGTTGCTGCCACGGTTCTATCTCGCTCTGGCTACAAGGTCGTGGTAGTTGAGAAAGGTCATTATTTTGTATCTGATGATTACTCGCAACTCGAAGGGCCGTCCATAGATGAGTTATATGAAAATGGAGGGGTATTATCGACTTTAGATGGGAAAATTACGATTTTAGCAGGGTCGAGTGTTGGAGGTGGGTCGGTCGTAAATTGGTCCGCTTCCATCAAGACACCGGATGATGTTATTGAGGAATGGGCGGTTGATAAAAAGATTCCGATGTTTGGAACAAACGAGTACCAATTAGCAATGGAAACTGTGTGTGAGAGACTCGGTGTTACGGGGAGTTGTAAAGAGGAAGGATTTCAGAACAAAGTGCTTCGAAAAGGGTGTCAGAAACTCGGGTTGGATGTGGAAGTGATTCCTCAAAATGCGTCGCAAAATCATTATTGTGGTTTGTGTACTTATGGATGTAAAATGGGAGATAAGAAAGGGACCGATTCTACTTGGCTAGCTGATGCTGTCGAACGTGGTTGCGTCATATTCACCAGTTGCAAAGCCGAGAGGTTCATGTTTGAGGAACGCCATGGTCGTAAAAGAAGTCAGGGCGTGATGGCTATTGCAGAAAGTAAAGCCATCACTAGGAAATTATGTTTCCAGGCACGAGTAACGGTTGCAGCTGGCGGTGCCTTATTGACACCGCCATTATTGGTTTCTAGTGGGCTCGGGAACCAACACATAGGCCGAAACCTACACCTTCATCCTGTTTTATTAGCTTGGGGATATTTCCCGTCAGTTTCAAGTGAAATTGGCGGGAAGAGTTACGAGGGAGGAATCATAACCTCCCTTCATAAAGTCaaatcttttgataaattaTCAACGAAAGTCCGTGCAGTTATAGAAGTCGCTGCTATTGGACCTGCAAACTTTGCATCTTTCTTTCCTTGGGTGTCCGGGGTGGACTTAAAGGAGAATATGGTCAAATACCCAAGAATCGCGAAGATTTTCTCATTAGTAAGAGATCAAAGCTCTGGCGAAGTTCGAGAAGAAGGGAACATAAGCTACGATTTAAATGAGATCGacaaagaaaatttgaaagcCGGTTTACGACAAGCTTTGAGGATACTAGTGTCTGCAGGAGCGGAAGAAGTTGGAACATTAAGGAACGATGGCCAGCGAATAAAATGTCGTGGCCTTAAAAACTCGGATTTGGAAGAGTTTCTTGATTCTGTTGGGGCGATTGGTGGGCCGACATCAGGAGAAGATTATTGGACAGTTTATGGCTCGGCCCATCAGATGGGAAGCTGTAGAATGGGATGCAATGAAGATGAAGGCGGGGTGGATGTAAATGGAGAATGCTGGGAAGCGGAAGGGTTATTTGTTTGCGACAGCAGTATACTGCCTTCTGCGGTCGGCGTAAACCCGATGATTACTATAGAATCGACTTCATATTGTGTATCAAACAAAATAGCTCAGGCACTTGACAGTGGGAAGTATACGGATTGA
- the LOC122581761 gene encoding glutathione gamma-glutamylcysteinyltransferase 1-like isoform X2 encodes MAAAMAGLYRRVLPSPPAIDFSSSHGKQLFMEAIDGGTMEGFFKLISYFQTQSEPAYCGLATLAMVLNALSIDPGRKWKGPWRWFDETMLDCCEPLEKVKAEGISFGKVVCLAHCAGAKVEAFRTNQSNINEFRKHVIACTSSEDCHLISSYNRGTFKQTGSGHFSPIGGYHAGKDMVLILDVARFKYPPHWVPLTLLWEAMDTIDDASGFRRGLHRSPALLYTLSCKHESWANIAKYLLEDVPTLLSSKNVKDVKDVFSIIFSSFPSKFLEFIKWVAEVRRQEDGGQDLSLEEKQRIAIKEEILKQVQETPLYKNVTELLFLGKSCSCKDSCLTDIAKSVCCQGARLLERVSESSSANGFCCRETCVNYLKSNGDTPVTVVSGTVTNGIGIQQVDVIVPSSGLSGCVGMHPTSNDVLTVLLLALPPQTWFGIKDENLLQDINTLVSIDNIPVLLQEEIMHLRGQLYILKRCKDDEIEGDFSAPLLSHCAS; translated from the exons ATGGCGGCTGCTATGGCTGGTTTATATAGGAGAGTTCTTCCATCACCACCTGCCATTGACTTTTCTTCCTCTCATGGCAAG CAATTGTTCATGGAAGCTATTGATGGTGGAACCATGGAAGGTTTCTTTAAGCTGATCTCTTACTTTCAGACACAATCCGAACCTGCATACTGTGGATTGGCTACATTAGCCATGGTCTTGAATGCACTTTCTATTGATCCCGGGAGAAAATGGAAAG GTCCATGGAGGTGGTTTGATGAAACTATGCTTGATTGCTGTGAGCCATTAGAAAAGGTAAAGGCTGAAGGAATTTCGTTTGGGAAGGTTGTGTGCTTGGCTCATTGTGCTGGAGCAAAAGTTGAAGCTTTTCGGACAAATCAGAGCAATATTAATGAATTTCGAAAGCATGTCATTGCATGTACCAGTTCTGAAGATTGTCACCTGATCTCATCGTATAACCGAGGCACATTCAAACAG ACGGGTAGTGGGCACTTTTCACCTATTGGTGGTTATCATGCTGGAAAGGACATGGTTTTAATTCTGGACGTTGCACGTTTTAAGTATCCACCTCATTGGGTTCCACTTACACTCCTGTGGGAAGCCATGGATACCATTGATGATGCTAGTGGATTTCGTAGAGG GCTTCACCGTTCACCAGCACTACTTTACACCCTG AGCTGTAAGCATGAGAGCTGGGCCAACATTGCAAAGTATTTGCTTGAAGATGTGCCAACTTTGTTAAGTTCAAAGAATGTGAAAGATGTGAAGGATGTTTTCTCCATCATTTTCAGTTCTTTCCCATCAAAGTTTCTTGAATTTATCAAGTGGGTTGCAGAAGTTAGACGTCAAGAAGATGGTGGCCAAGATCTAAGTTTAGAAGAAAAGCAAAGAATTGCTATCAAG GAAGAGATTCTGAAACAAGTACAAGAGACTCCTCTATATAAAAACGTGACAGAATTGCTGTTTCTTGGAAAATCATGTTCATGTAAAGATTCTTGTTTGACCGATATTGCAAAAAGTGTCTGTTGCCAAGGTGCAAGATTGTTAGAAAGAGTTAGTGAATCTTCCTCTGCGAATGGATTTTGCTGCCGAGAAACATGTGTAAACTATCTTAAAAGCAACGGAGACACTCCCGTTACAGTAGTCTCAGGGACAGTGACTAATGGCATTGGCATCCAACAGGTGGATGTTATTGTCCCTTCATCTGGATTAAGTGGTTGCGTCGGGATGCACCCAACAAGTAATGATGTTCTCACGGTACTTTTACTGGCGTTGCCTCCACAAACGTGGTTTGGTATCAAAGATGAGAACCTTTTGCAGGACATTAATACCCTTGTATCAATAGATAATATTCCCGTTCTGCTTCAAGAAGAG ATTATGCACCTGCGTGGTCAACTTTATATTCTCAAGCGATGCAAGGATGATGAGATAGAGGGAGACTTCAGCGCACCACTCTTGTCTCACTGTGCTTCATAA
- the LOC122581761 gene encoding glutathione gamma-glutamylcysteinyltransferase 1-like isoform X1, whose product MAAAMAGLYRRVLPSPPAIDFSSSHGKQLFMEAIDGGTMEGFFKLISYFQTQSEPAYCGLATLAMVLNALSIDPGRKWKGPWRWFDETMLDCCEPLEKVKAEGISFGKVVCLAHCAGAKVEAFRTNQSNINEFRKHVIACTSSEDCHLISSYNRGTFKQTGSGHFSPIGGYHAGKDMVLILDVARFKYPPHWVPLTLLWEAMDTIDDASGFRRGFMLISRLHRSPALLYTLSCKHESWANIAKYLLEDVPTLLSSKNVKDVKDVFSIIFSSFPSKFLEFIKWVAEVRRQEDGGQDLSLEEKQRIAIKEEILKQVQETPLYKNVTELLFLGKSCSCKDSCLTDIAKSVCCQGARLLERVSESSSANGFCCRETCVNYLKSNGDTPVTVVSGTVTNGIGIQQVDVIVPSSGLSGCVGMHPTSNDVLTVLLLALPPQTWFGIKDENLLQDINTLVSIDNIPVLLQEEIMHLRGQLYILKRCKDDEIEGDFSAPLLSHCAS is encoded by the exons ATGGCGGCTGCTATGGCTGGTTTATATAGGAGAGTTCTTCCATCACCACCTGCCATTGACTTTTCTTCCTCTCATGGCAAG CAATTGTTCATGGAAGCTATTGATGGTGGAACCATGGAAGGTTTCTTTAAGCTGATCTCTTACTTTCAGACACAATCCGAACCTGCATACTGTGGATTGGCTACATTAGCCATGGTCTTGAATGCACTTTCTATTGATCCCGGGAGAAAATGGAAAG GTCCATGGAGGTGGTTTGATGAAACTATGCTTGATTGCTGTGAGCCATTAGAAAAGGTAAAGGCTGAAGGAATTTCGTTTGGGAAGGTTGTGTGCTTGGCTCATTGTGCTGGAGCAAAAGTTGAAGCTTTTCGGACAAATCAGAGCAATATTAATGAATTTCGAAAGCATGTCATTGCATGTACCAGTTCTGAAGATTGTCACCTGATCTCATCGTATAACCGAGGCACATTCAAACAG ACGGGTAGTGGGCACTTTTCACCTATTGGTGGTTATCATGCTGGAAAGGACATGGTTTTAATTCTGGACGTTGCACGTTTTAAGTATCCACCTCATTGGGTTCCACTTACACTCCTGTGGGAAGCCATGGATACCATTGATGATGCTAGTGGATTTCGTAGAGG ATTCATGCTAATATCCAGGCTTCACCGTTCACCAGCACTACTTTACACCCTG AGCTGTAAGCATGAGAGCTGGGCCAACATTGCAAAGTATTTGCTTGAAGATGTGCCAACTTTGTTAAGTTCAAAGAATGTGAAAGATGTGAAGGATGTTTTCTCCATCATTTTCAGTTCTTTCCCATCAAAGTTTCTTGAATTTATCAAGTGGGTTGCAGAAGTTAGACGTCAAGAAGATGGTGGCCAAGATCTAAGTTTAGAAGAAAAGCAAAGAATTGCTATCAAG GAAGAGATTCTGAAACAAGTACAAGAGACTCCTCTATATAAAAACGTGACAGAATTGCTGTTTCTTGGAAAATCATGTTCATGTAAAGATTCTTGTTTGACCGATATTGCAAAAAGTGTCTGTTGCCAAGGTGCAAGATTGTTAGAAAGAGTTAGTGAATCTTCCTCTGCGAATGGATTTTGCTGCCGAGAAACATGTGTAAACTATCTTAAAAGCAACGGAGACACTCCCGTTACAGTAGTCTCAGGGACAGTGACTAATGGCATTGGCATCCAACAGGTGGATGTTATTGTCCCTTCATCTGGATTAAGTGGTTGCGTCGGGATGCACCCAACAAGTAATGATGTTCTCACGGTACTTTTACTGGCGTTGCCTCCACAAACGTGGTTTGGTATCAAAGATGAGAACCTTTTGCAGGACATTAATACCCTTGTATCAATAGATAATATTCCCGTTCTGCTTCAAGAAGAG ATTATGCACCTGCGTGGTCAACTTTATATTCTCAAGCGATGCAAGGATGATGAGATAGAGGGAGACTTCAGCGCACCACTCTTGTCTCACTGTGCTTCATAA
- the LOC122583107 gene encoding uncharacterized protein LOC122583107 has product MGRMEGGKSHTSLDAEVWSIYKGLCLIKDKNLSNILIETDCETILRLRPESLDRDHPLKKVLEDIDTLKVEQKCVLVHTRRDGNQCADVLAHLGGKQSDECVFLHEPPSMLIPYLLRDTESAIEFERNRQ; this is encoded by the coding sequence ATGGGCAGGATGGAAGGAGGAAAGTCTCACACGAGTTTAGACGCCGAGGTTTGGAGCATTTATAAAGGATTGTGTTTAATCAAAGACAAGAATCTTTCAAACATATTGATCGAGACCGACTGTGAAACGATTTTAAGGCTTCGGCCCGAGTCGCTGGACAGGGATCATCCGCTGAAGAAGGTCTTGGAAGATATTGATACGttaaaggtggagcaaaaatgtgTGTTAGTTCATACAAGACGAGATGGGAACCAATGTGCGGATGTCTTAGCACACTTGGGCGGTAAACAATCCGATGAATGCGTTTTCCTACACGAACCACCATCTATGCTAATACCGTATCTGTTACGGGACACGGAATCGGCTATCGAGTTTGAAAGAAATCGACAATGA